The region TATAAGCAACCAGAACTATAACAGCGGCGGAAGAAGAAATACCGGCCTCTATGTGGGCGGCGACAAAGGAGTGGTGCTCGAGAATCCCAACATGAGAAAGTCAGACGTGAAGGAGCATATCCCCCAGGCCCTGAGAGGCTCGCGCTATAACCTCTACCTGAACCAGCAGCAGGCCTTCGAAAACGAGCCCCACTACCTCCTCGACGAGTGGGCCTCCTATACCAACGGCCTCCAGACAGGTGTCGATCTCGGCAAGATGGGGAAAGGCCGCCCCGACAACATCGTGGGCCTCGGCGTGATGGGCGCCCTCGAGTTCACCGCGTACTCCTTCGCCGAAGCGAAAGCCATAGCGGAGAAGGATCCCAGCTACTGGAACAGCGAGAAGGGCAAGCAGTACAAGGAATTCATGGCCTGGCACGGCCTGAGGGCCATGGATCTGGTCCGTGAAGGCAGCCCGCTTGAAAAGAACAAGGAGGGGGGCCAGGATCAGTACCTCAACGAGCTGAGGTCCGGCGCGTCATCCAAGGCTCTCAGGGATTTCATCGCGAAGGAGTTCGGCGAGGACTACCTCAGGAGGCTCCTGGGTTAGCGGGGGCCTGCCCTGCCGGAGGCCTCCTGGCGGGCAGTGAGGAGACGCTCGGCAAGCTCCAGGGCATCGACGGGCCAGAAGGACCAGGGCCTTGGCCTGAGCACACCCTCCATACCCGCAATGGGGCGGCATGAGAGGACCATCTGCCTCCACTGAAGGGGGACGGCGCTCCGGCCGTAAAGAGCCCCCAGCAGTGCCCCGGCAATTGCCGCATTAGTGTCCGTGTCTCCTCCGCGCATCACCGTGTCTACGACGCCTTCTTCCATATTTTCCGCGTGGAGGAGCTGGTAAAAGGCATTCTGAAAAGCGAGGAGCACCCAGCCCATCTGCTTTGTGAGATCCTTCGGGGGCTCCTTGGCGGCGTTACGGAGTGTTTCAAGAACGGGGGCACAGGCATTCTTTTCGGCGAAGCCCTCTGCAAAGCGGTATACCTCTTCCGCTCCCCCGCCTGCCGCTATCGCCCTTGCGATGGCCACGGTAAAGACGGCGCATGCATCCTGGCATACCTGGTTCTGATGGGTAAGGCTGCTGTCCTGGCGCGCACATGCCGCAAGCTCCTCTGGCGCAAGGTCCCAGCCCCATATGCCAAGGGGGCTCACTCTCATGAGAGACCCGTTAGCCTGGCTGTCTCTGAATGCCTCTCTTGACGCAACGGAAAGGGCCTTTTCACCGGTCGAAGACTTGAGGGCCGAGAGGGCCCACCTGGTGGTGGTACCCATATCAAAAGGCCCCGAATCATGCCAGTACACATAAGCTTTTGCCGTCTCATCGGGATCATATGTCCCTCTCTTTACAAGGGTCCGGGCCAGCATGAGGGCCATTTCGGAGTCATCGGTGGGCTGCCCGGCTATGGTGTGAAAGGTTCCCCCATTGTGAAGAACTCTGACTCCCTGAGGATAGGCATCCCTGATATCCTCAGGGCTCATGAACTCGACGAGGCTCCCCAGGGAGTCGCCGGCGAGCTGCCCCAGGAGGCATCCCTGGGCCCTGGCAAGTATACCCGGGTCTTCCATTTTCCCTCCGCGCCGGGGTTCAAGAGGATCATACCCGTGGCTTTTGCTCTCCCTGGATGAAAAAATACCCCTCCAGTCTCTTCCCGCAAGCTCAACAACTGCATGAGACGGGCCTGCAAAGCAATAATGGACGGAGCTCCGCCCTGAAGAAGTATAGGCCACGGGCTTCCCCTTCTCGTTGACAAGGCTTCCCCCCCTTGCGCAGAGGAGGGCGTGGCCTCCCGCATAATCATAGTCGCAGGGGGAATTGAGCGAGACGGCTCCCAATGCATCGCCTGCCGCCACGAGAGCCATCCGGTAGGCAATGCTGGGAAGGGCAATGAAGCGCGCCGGGTGCACAAGCTGACCGTTCGCCCCGGACTTTGTATCTCCCTTGTGGGAGACAAGCACTATGGCGTCATGCTGCAGATTCCCCTGCAGAGGCTTTTCACTGCAGGCATCGCCGTTGCGGCTGAGAGGGCCGCATCCTTCGGCCCATGAGATGAGATCGCCGCGGTCGTCTGGAAAAAAGGGTGAATAGACCACGCCGAGCACAGGCTTCCCGCCGCGAAGAAGGGCGATGGAAACGGCGGAGCCCCTGTATCCCTGAAGATAGGGCTCCGTGCCGTCATTGGGATCGACGAGCCACAGGTGGCCTTCCCTGTCCTTGCCTCCCCGGTCGCCTGTCTCCTCTCCCCTGAAGCCCCAGAGGGGACGGAGGCCCTGGAGCATCTCCCTGATATGCATTTCAGCTTTCCTGTCAATATCAGCTTGGTCCCCCGACCCCAGCGGGCCGTCGCTGCGGTGAAAATCCTTTCTGAGTAAGACGCCAGCCTCGCGGACTGCTGAAATGGCGGCAGCGAGCTCTTCTTGATAGCAGTTGTCCATTACTGTCCACCTTTCATAGAGAATGCCTCACTGCGA is a window of Candidatus Eremiobacterota bacterium DNA encoding:
- a CDS encoding inositol monophosphatase family protein; this encodes MDNCYQEELAAAISAVREAGVLLRKDFHRSDGPLGSGDQADIDRKAEMHIREMLQGLRPLWGFRGEETGDRGGKDREGHLWLVDPNDGTEPYLQGYRGSAVSIALLRGGKPVLGVVYSPFFPDDRGDLISWAEGCGPLSRNGDACSEKPLQGNLQHDAIVLVSHKGDTKSGANGQLVHPARFIALPSIAYRMALVAAGDALGAVSLNSPCDYDYAGGHALLCARGGSLVNEKGKPVAYTSSGRSSVHYCFAGPSHAVVELAGRDWRGIFSSRESKSHGYDPLEPRRGGKMEDPGILARAQGCLLGQLAGDSLGSLVEFMSPEDIRDAYPQGVRVLHNGGTFHTIAGQPTDDSEMALMLARTLVKRGTYDPDETAKAYVYWHDSGPFDMGTTTRWALSALKSSTGEKALSVASREAFRDSQANGSLMRVSPLGIWGWDLAPEELAACARQDSSLTHQNQVCQDACAVFTVAIARAIAAGGGAEEVYRFAEGFAEKNACAPVLETLRNAAKEPPKDLTKQMGWVLLAFQNAFYQLLHAENMEEGVVDTVMRGGDTDTNAAIAGALLGALYGRSAVPLQWRQMVLSCRPIAGMEGVLRPRPWSFWPVDALELAERLLTARQEASGRAGPR